One segment of Labrenzia sp. CE80 DNA contains the following:
- a CDS encoding ABC transporter substrate-binding protein: MMNRRTITSLLSAVLVSGLVGGGAFAQSLRDITFVQPSPSAINSFPVFVAIGEGYFEDEGLNVTVEAINGSGAVLQALSAGQAHFGRPGPGPLIAARTRGVDAVHIYNVAARSNFGIAVQEGSDYQSIEDLRGKVIGTGTADGAEVGFARNVLSGAGMVEGTDFEFLTVGDGGPATAAFLNGEIDAYSASTADTAVLNQRGMKVRDITPAEFGRFFGNGIATMADTIANDRELVEAWSRAFAKGHAFALDDANRDAVLAHLAAGNPQEGEDKEFQAALFDAVRSKTIAAGDSPHLGWYPAQVWEEWQDALVAGNEIPGPLDDLSAIWTNEFAELGNSAVGK, translated from the coding sequence ATGATGAACCGTAGAACAATTACGTCGTTGCTGTCGGCGGTGCTGGTATCGGGATTGGTAGGAGGAGGGGCCTTTGCGCAAAGCCTGCGCGATATCACTTTCGTACAGCCGAGCCCATCTGCCATTAACTCATTTCCAGTCTTTGTCGCCATCGGCGAAGGTTATTTTGAAGACGAAGGTCTGAACGTTACGGTCGAAGCGATCAACGGTTCGGGCGCGGTTTTGCAGGCGTTGTCGGCTGGACAAGCGCACTTTGGTCGTCCCGGCCCGGGCCCGCTGATAGCGGCGCGCACACGCGGCGTGGACGCAGTGCATATCTACAACGTGGCTGCACGGAGTAACTTTGGAATCGCGGTTCAAGAAGGATCCGACTACCAGTCGATCGAGGATCTGCGTGGCAAAGTTATTGGGACCGGTACAGCGGACGGTGCCGAGGTGGGCTTTGCTCGCAACGTGCTGTCAGGCGCAGGAATGGTCGAAGGAACTGACTTTGAGTTCCTCACTGTTGGTGACGGCGGCCCGGCAACCGCGGCGTTCCTGAATGGCGAGATCGACGCCTATTCTGCATCTACAGCAGATACCGCAGTTCTCAACCAGCGCGGCATGAAGGTGCGCGACATCACGCCCGCCGAGTTCGGCCGTTTCTTCGGCAACGGTATTGCCACAATGGCCGATACGATCGCAAACGATCGTGAGCTGGTCGAGGCTTGGAGTCGGGCCTTTGCCAAGGGCCATGCCTTCGCACTGGACGATGCCAATCGCGATGCCGTCCTTGCCCACCTTGCTGCAGGCAACCCGCAGGAAGGCGAAGACAAAGAGTTCCAGGCGGCACTGTTCGATGCGGTGCGCTCCAAGACGATTGCTGCTGGCGACAGCCCGCATCTCGGTTGGTACCCGGCGCAAGTGTGGGAAGAGTGGCAGGATGCTCTTGTGGCTGGCAATGAAATACCAGGTCCCCTCGACGATCTGAGCGCGATTTGGACTAATGAGTTCGCTGAACTCGGCAACTCGGCTGTCGGCAAATGA